The proteins below are encoded in one region of Cystobacter ferrugineus:
- a CDS encoding NADPH:quinone oxidoreductase family protein, whose amino-acid sequence MRALQLERLDGPEGLKLVELPEPEVGDQVLIDVVAAGLSFPDLLLSRGQYQMKPALPFVPGVEVAGVVRSAPAGAAVKVGQRVMAFTMLGGWADVVAAAPSLTFPIPEGWSFEAAAGTVMNYHTAHFALHRRGRLETGETVLVHGAAGGVGTASLQVARGAGARVLAVVSSEEKAEVARSAGADQAFLSTQDWVAQVKEATQGRGVDVVVDPVGGDMFDLSLKCLAPEGRLLVVGFAGGRIPEVKVNRLLLKNVDVVGVAWGGFLVQEPGISAEIARELAVLAEKGFVEPVVGRVFPLEQAAQGLRELEARKATGKVVLRLREA is encoded by the coding sequence ATGCGCGCGTTGCAGCTCGAGCGGTTGGACGGTCCCGAGGGCTTGAAGCTGGTGGAGCTGCCCGAGCCCGAGGTGGGAGATCAGGTGCTCATCGACGTGGTGGCGGCGGGGCTGAGCTTTCCGGATCTGCTGCTGTCGCGAGGCCAGTACCAGATGAAGCCCGCGCTGCCCTTCGTGCCCGGAGTGGAGGTGGCGGGGGTGGTGCGCAGCGCTCCGGCGGGGGCGGCGGTGAAGGTGGGACAGCGGGTGATGGCCTTCACGATGCTGGGGGGCTGGGCGGACGTGGTGGCGGCGGCGCCCTCGCTGACGTTTCCGATTCCCGAGGGGTGGAGCTTCGAGGCGGCGGCGGGGACGGTGATGAACTACCACACGGCGCACTTCGCGCTGCACCGCCGGGGCCGGCTCGAGACAGGCGAGACGGTGCTGGTGCACGGCGCGGCGGGTGGGGTGGGCACGGCGAGCCTCCAGGTGGCGCGGGGGGCGGGAGCGCGGGTGCTCGCGGTGGTGAGCAGCGAGGAGAAGGCGGAGGTGGCGCGCAGCGCGGGCGCGGACCAGGCCTTCCTCTCCACCCAGGACTGGGTGGCGCAGGTGAAGGAGGCGACCCAGGGGAGGGGCGTGGACGTGGTGGTGGACCCCGTGGGCGGGGACATGTTCGACCTGAGCCTCAAGTGCCTGGCGCCCGAGGGCCGGCTCCTGGTGGTGGGCTTCGCGGGCGGGCGCATCCCCGAGGTGAAGGTGAACCGGCTGCTGCTCAAGAACGTGGACGTGGTGGGCGTGGCCTGGGGCGGCTTCCTCGTGCAGGAGCCCGGCATCTCGGCGGAGATCGCCCGGGAGCTGGCGGTGCTCGCGGAGAAGGGCTTCGTCGAGCCCGTGGTGGGCCGGGTGTTTCCCCTGGAGCAGGCGGCCCAGGGCCTGCGCGAGCTGGAAGCACGCAAGGCCACGGGCAAGGTGGTGCTGCGGCTGCGCGAGGCGTGA